A segment of the Mytilus trossulus isolate FHL-02 chromosome 12, PNRI_Mtr1.1.1.hap1, whole genome shotgun sequence genome:
atgtaattcgactgtcatacaagttagaggttcagcgctataaaaccaggttcaatttaccattttctacaattgaaaatgcatgtaccaagtcaggaatatgacagttggtgtccatttgtttgatgtgatttatcatttgattttgccgcGTTTGATtaaagactttccgttttgaaatttccacGGAATTCAACATTtaagtgattttactttttatgcgAACCACAAAACTGAACTTACTCTTATCAAGATGTAGAGACAACAGATAAGTCTACGTTTGCCAAATACAATCATAAATATTGGTGTACGATTAAAGGTGTTAGATTCAGCAAATCAAGTAACGATTTCGATTGTAACAGTTCACCAGTCTTGTAGACCGTGTAAATcatttcgtttattgttttgggCATAAAGTCGATTGTTAATTTTTTCCGTTTGAACTAGTTTTGATTTGTCAATCCTAATCCTTTTATAGCTAGCTATGCGAAATCgattttgcaatattttgaaGACGGTGCCCTACAGTTGATTTGGTATCTGATGAAGAGATGTCTTATTAAAAATCACACCACTTctctttataaaattttgcTACCTCtctaatttattttatctttttttttttaaagatttactATTCCCAGTCGACGGTTCTATGTGAATAAAGATTGGGACCCAAGCCAAACGTGTTCTGATAAAGGTTGGTTGCTTGTTGCCGAAGGAATCGGTGCAAACTGTCCTTTTGAACCTGTCAACACGTTTTCGATACTGTATAGTCCAGAAAGTACATCAATAACCAATAGTGATAGTACGTATACAATTTAATGATGtggtcatatttttattttgaactcATGGGAACAACTAAACATACATTTACGCTTTTCATACACATGAACATTTggcaacaaaaaaatcaaatggttcatgaaggaacaaacaaatattttaagctTTTAAGTTTAATAGACTCAAGACTATATAGTAAATCTGCATAACAGTTAAATATAGGGATAAACAGTTTTTGCAGTTTGATAAAgtttttatgcatttaaaacTACTTGTCCTAcagataaatattgaaaaaaatgtatattttttcactaATTAggaatacctgtaccaagtcaggaataggaCAGTCGTTTTTCATCATTAGGTGTGTTtgcgcttttgattttgacatttgataatagactccattttgaattttccttataATTCGGTAGTttcgttattttattttttaatgtcttatttacataaaattgtgTTCTATTTATTAGTGTTTCAGAATGGATATAGAGCAGATAACTTGGctatttttgtcaaatgtaCGTATTCGTAAAATTAACATAAGTTAAAACATATCACTTTATGCTATAAGACGACAGGGCTCTTTCTCGCAGTCTTATCTCAACGAATTCATGCATTTCTTTTACAGTTTGTAACTCGAATACATCAAAATATTCGCGTCCTctcaacatttaaataaaatattgttttgtcattCGCTTTGAATAATTTAAACATACAAATAGTCACTTCCAGCGGTTATTGGACACCACATGTAATTAagtttatattacattttgtatatcttaatgtcatatgaaacctcaaattaaaaaaaatgatgcatatgatatttatatctaaatgggtagttttcattataaaacttatgtacatatactttttttcggaagaaaattctttaatttgtccacatttagaagaaagtttactttatttcaattggtccgagaacacaattaatccgtagtgcatttcttttagaacctaaatgaaaattaaaaaaatcccacctgcgttttctcaatgaaattttcacagtgtgttgtactacttttgggacaaattatatcaaaattatagaaaacttcatcgtttCTAACTCAAAATGtggacaattttatctttagggcgtcttgaaatcttttgacagcttccgaagtccTATTTTTCAACCTTATAcacctggaccaaatcactactttcctttaatttctggacccaaatttatttacagtgtaatccccccctacttacaatttgaggcattaaacatgaagaaatagatttggaaggggtataaaaattaatggcaaatAACCCACTGTTAATACTatggactatattcgtgaacaagaacaacgaaaatcaagggacgacaattgtggtctcggaccaattgcttgcttccaggaagcaattcgccgtcATATTTTCCTTATGTGCAAGTTACCTTAATTAGCGTGACCCTCCTCGTAAAACTCCGGTGATTGAAAAACACGTggatctgtcattaaaatacacttttaccttgttttatatgttatacacGTGCTCAATATCAAAGCttatttgttgattgtttacttcaaggtgacaatcggtaaacttcgACTTCAAAACACGGTAAATAATGAGCTGGTGAATAAAACCCAAAATGATCTAatacagatatattttttttaattcatttacagGAGTTGTCAGTCTTTCCAGGccaaaattgataattttcctTTCGACAGCAGTTCACATTAATGAATCCGATACATTAATTTTCgaatttacacaatttttttttttatataaattagattttGAGCATATCTATTCATTTGTACATACTCTAGTTGTAACATTTCTTCTGGTTCCTGTTTTCGTTTCATCATTTCCCGATACTTTCTTTGTCGCAAAGAATATAGAAAGTTGTACATTCGGGATTCATTTCTCATTTCCgtatctgtatatatttttatataaaacaaatgttcccttgtcaccatcttatggtgtttatatatctcatcttaaaattgagaatggaaatggggaatgtgtcaaagagacaacaacccgaccaaataaaaaacaacagcagaaggtcaccaacaggtcttcaatgtagcgagaaattcccgcacccggaggtgtccttcagctggcccctaaacaattatatactagttcagtgataatgaacgccatactaatttccaaattgtacacaagaaactaatataaaaataatacaagactaacaaaggccagaggctcctgacttgggacaggcgcaaaaatgcggcggggttaaacatgtttgtgagatctcaaccctccccctatacctctaaccaatgtagaaaaataaacgcataacaatacgcacattaaaattcagttcaagagaagtccgagtctgatgtcagaagatgtaaccaaagaaaataaacaaaatgacaataatacataaataacaacagactactagcagttaactgacatgccagctccagacttcaattaaactgactgaaagattatgaattcatcatatgaacatcaggcacaatccttcccgttaggggtttagtatcataccatcataacatatatgagaagaacataacccgtgtcatgccaacaactgtttttagaataaatgtctttagttccgacgcaaagaccttatcagtgattcaatattaacgccaaaatatgcaatctttaatgacttgacaacagtatcgtaattatatcccttcttaatcagtctatttaaaggttttgtaagtttctgaggtgaatactgacacctttgtgctttatatagaatatttccataaaaaattggatgtgaaatacctgaacgtataaaaagtctgcatgtttagctatatttacgaatgatgtctttataccgatgataaaatttagtaaaagttttgactagtttgtgatatcgaaaaccctggtgtaataatttttcagtaatacataaatttctctcgttaaaatctaaaacattgttacaaacacgagcgaatcgtacaagttgagatatataaacaccgtacgATTCGCTAGTGTATGtgacaacgtattagattttagcgagagatatttatgtattactgaaaaattattacaccagggtttatcatatcacaaactagtcaaaacatttactaaattttatcatcttaTCATCGGtaaaaggaaataattcgtagatataactcaacatgcagacatcttatacgttcaggtatttcacatccaatattttatggtaatattctttacaaagcacaaacatgtcagtattcacctcaaaagcttaaaaaacctttaaacagacttattaagaaggggtatcgttacgatactgttgtcaggtcattaaagattgcatattttggttttaatattgattcacgtatagggtctttgcatcagaACTAAatctgtttatttaaaaaaaaacggttgttggcatgacacgggttatgttcttctcacaTATGTTATGAAAGTCTGATACTAAATctctaacgggagggattgtgcctgatattcatatgatgaagacataatctttcaatcagtttaattgaggtctggggctgtcatgtcagttaactgctagtagtctgttgttgtttatgtattattgtcattttatttattttcttttgttacatcttctgacatcggattCGGACctttcttgaactgaattttaatgtgcgtattgttatgcgtttacttttctacattggctggaggtaaaggggagggttgagatctcataaacatgtttaaccccgtcgctattttgcgcctgtcccaagtcaggagcctctggcattgtaagtcttgtatgaattttaatttcagtttcttgtgtataattcggagtttagtatgacgtccattaccactgtactagtatatatttttttaaagggccagctgaaggacgccaacgggtgcgggagtttctcgctatattgaagTTCCATTGGTGGCTGCTCTATGGCCGgcttgttgtcgctttgacacattccccgtttcctttctcaattgtatatgctataaaatatatatatatatatatcctgatatttttatatcaatttcatttgatCAACATTTGAATTTAAACTTACACTATTTCTTTCTCATACATTGAATTGtaacttttaaatgtatttttattttcattcgtTTTAAACTGGAAACAGATAATTACGATATAAGATTAAAAACCAGACCATGACGATTTGCAAACGTTGGGACAAAACAGCTATACTTTTTCAAACGATCTTAGAACATTGTTGcctactgaaaaaatattaaacactctatttttcaaaaagaaaaacagaaaacccTTTACCGCCCAGTTTTATTCTTCTATGATCTATAActataaatataggaagatgtggtgtgagtgccaataaaacaactctccatccaaataacaatttataaattaagtaaacaattataagtcaaggtacggtcttggCTCATACCgaataacaagctataaagggccccaaaattactagtgttaaactattcaacgggaaaaccaacggtcttatctatgtAAAAGTAATGTAAACACGTATAAATAACTATGCATATTTGATAGGCAGCTGGTTAATTAAAACCTCAAtttcaacaaacaaacaaaaagaatttttttcGTTGGGACAAGatggctatactttttgaagtCACTGCAATAAAAATTATCAGCATGGTTTCCGGcaaaaaaattatcatgaaCCAGGACAAAagtataatttttcaaaatatgatacGTATTTTTCCTCTcagctttttcaatttcaaagtaTACATGTCCAAACCCAAAATATACTTACATTCAATATACTTGGACATTTTTCAGaccttttttcataaataacatTTTCCAGATGACGGTTTCAATGATATTGGTTTTGCGTTTACATGCGATTACCTACAACaatagcaatatttttgtaaagttttacgCTGACCGGTGAAAAAATACCGTAGGAAATAAACGGATCGTTTGCACACAAAATGAAACGTTGGACATAACGTTTAAATTGCTTAAAAGTGGGAGTGTCACCAATCCTGGTTTTTAAAATTTCGGTTCCTTTTTTTCCGCTTTAATTTCAAGTCTCATGTAatgaattcaataaaaaaaaattatacattgttATCGAACTTTTTATAAGTATGTGTCTAGTGAGTGTTTGGTGCTTTgttaaaagggggaggggggggtaGTTTTATTTCGGAAAATCTTAAGCGTCTATCATTAAAGTCCTGtaataatatttatgttataaGATAACAGAATGTCAATGCAAAACATCTGCTTCAATTGTACATTTTCAGCTTAATTTCTGAATGTAATAATATTCATGACCTAAACATATTCGTCTAAGAGATGTAGAACAATTCATTCAATTAATCGGCATTCATTTGTACACCTGAATATAACATACCTTAATTGTCTGAAAACATACTTTAAAAATGACTGTCTCGAATCAAACTCCATACAGCGTTATCGGTTGGATGTTACTTCCCTTTCTCGGTTAAGGAGCGAAGCATATTGTGACAATGTTTCGGAGTTTGGGTCccataatttatatgaaatctTTGGTGCAGGGATAAGTTCATCTCTCCAGAAGATttctataatataaatattgggGTACTTCGGTTTATTTTCTACTTAAGAGTTTGAAAGTCCGTTTGCGTCTGGTggatatacaaaatttcaatactAGTTTCCATGATGAGTGTATTTAAAATCTACCATCTTACTTTTTTAAGTACAGCtaagaaatatgaatataaaatttattcttacaaaaTTTAGACACAGACAATAAGCAAGTCTAAACCATATGTCATTAATCAACTTAAATCACtcttaatgtttttttgtttttttttgtgtttagtCAAAGCATCGACATGTCAGCCTTTAAGAGATTCGTCGGAGGCTTGTTCCACTCCGGTCCAGTTAGCATATACCACATATTGCTACAAGCTTTGTGATAAGACTTTAACAAAGACAGATCTTGAAGAAAAGGTGCAGAAGTTGGAGAAGGAATTGTCTGTCAGTAGGAAAGATACTAATAGTAAGTTATGCATGTACATATTTTCGTTGTTTTTGTCTtgctttatttgaaattgttttatgtttcacattttcttggacgttttatatgatttttttgctGTTGTCTGAAACACAAATGCAAATTGCACttctatattttcattttacattgaTTTAACTATTAATTTATTGTATGTGCTCTGTGTGTTTTTATGataaatcattaaatatatatgtattcaatttcattttccCATAACGATCttttgattataattttttttttttaatttaagtgtaCAGTTGAGAATTACAGACACATTGCTATAATGACTAGACCGTAGTTAATTATAATCATATTGTTGAAATAACTTTaactttacacatttttttattacaattctaatggtttgaaaaaaaaattagcataaAAAGGACTTAAGAGCAACTGATATAATAACGTGTTTACTTTAAGgttaattttaatatgtttcgATTAGCTAAATACGTGTTACACTTTTACCTTGGGCTTAGGTTTCAGCTCCCTCTAGAAATGTTAACATTAGatgaatttggatatttttAGGTCTTTTTGTAATCaatcaaataagaaaatgtggtataattgccaatgagactactctcTATCAAAGTAACAATGCATAAAATTTGTTGTTCTCAGTACGACTACAGAAGTGAAAAATAATCTTCATACTAGATATTTATTAAAGATGGTACATATCATAAATAGTGTGACAAGttttaacacaaaatatcaaaacattgatttacaGAATTGCATTACAATTGTGTTAACAATTCCAATTAAGACGAAAGTACAATTTGAGAGTACTTGCAACTACTGAAACTATTTAAAagcgagagaaaaaaataatgataattaaaaataaatcgaaCATCAGACATTAAATTCCTCAATTGATTAGGCTCTTGAAAtgtatttccttaaaataagaaaatatacagaaataattataagaaatgagtcccttgttagctcacctggcccgaaggtcAAAGtgggcttttctcatcacttggagTCCGTCGTttgtcgtccggcgtcgtccaaCGTCGGccttaactttttacattttgaacttcttctagagaaccaatgaatggaataaaaccaaacatggcatgaatgttccttatgaggtgctgatcaagtgttgttactttgtagccgatccattatccaagatggccgtcagtggggacttagtttaacataggaccttATGGGAagtgcatacaaatgacttcttttagagaaccactgaatgaatgaaaccaaacatggcatgaatgtttctCATGAGCTGCttaccaagtgttgttactttatagccgattcatcatccaagatggcgaccagcgggggacttagtttaacataggaccctataggaaatgcatacaaatgtcttcttttagagaaccactgaatggaatgacaCCAAACATTatatgaatgttccttatgaggtgcttaCAAAGTGTtattactttgtagccgatccatcatccaagatggccgccagagGGGTACTTAGTTCGACATAAGACcttatgggaaatgcataccagtaacttcttttagagaaccactgaatggaataaaaccaaacatagcatgaatgtttcttatgaggttttgaccaagtgttgttactttgtagccgatccatcatcaaagatggccgctagcgggggacttagtttaacataggatcCAACGGAAAATACATACACATGTCTTCAtatagagaaccactgaatggaattaAGTCAAAcatagcatgattgttccttatgACAAGCTTACCAAGTGTTGCTGCTTTGTTGCCGAttcatcatccaagatggctacCAGCGGGGTACTAAGTTTAACAGAAGGAGAAAAGTAAAGCTGTACCTAATATTGATAATGAGAACTGTCATGACTCAAATACAGTGGCTAactattttaataactttttaacaACAATAGTTGATATATAAATTTAGTATCAAAATTACCACCAGTTCCAAAAgtttttgatattaaaacagACATATTTAAGAATTTTTATAACACTGTTTGTTGTAATGATTTGAATTCTTAATTATAACCTGTGAAAgaagaatatatttatttataacagttaTAACAACTCAATCCAATTAAAAGTACTGGATAGGATGGAATATCATCAAGGTTTTTAAGAGATGGCTCAAGTATTTTAGCAAAGCCAATTACTTATATAGTTAACTTGTCAATAACTTCAGGCATATAGTACCTAATGAGATGAAAACAGCTAGAGTGTGTcctatttttaagaaaaatagtaGACTGGATGTTGGAAATTATCGACCAGTCAGTATCTGATCGTAGTTTCTAAAATTGTTGAAAGATCAGTATATTCACAACTTGAAAAATATCTGGTGGAAAATGTTCTACTTTATAATTTACAATCTGTTTTCAGATCTGCTAATTctacatatacatgttttattcatttgttagatcatattaaaaatgaaactgCTAAGGGACTTTATACTGGAATGATAATGTTAGATTTACAAAAAGCCTTTGACACTTTCGACCATCTTATATTGTGTAACAAACTACAAAACATGTGTGTCAAATGTACTAAATGCTTTGAatcatatttatgtaatagACAACAAAAAGTTAGTATCAATGGTACTGATTCTGATTTAAGATATATTACATGTGGAGTACCACAAGGGAGTATTTTAGGACCACTTTTATTTCTAAGGTATGTTAATGACATGTCTATAAGTATTACTAAAGACTGCAAAATTTTATGATATGCAGATGATAGTACCATACTATACTCTCATAAGAACCCAGAAGTTATATCGGAGAAACTGGGTAAGGAACTTGAATCTTGAAGCAAATGGCTGATTGATAATAAATTATCACTTAATTTGGGGAAAACAGAAACAATATTCTGTTTGGGTCAAAACGTAAATTATCTAAAATTCGTAACTTTGGTGTTACTTGTTATAATCACACAATTTCCTCGCAAAATTGTGTGAAATATTTAGGCCTTAATATAGATAATTCTCTTTctggagaatttttttttaataatattattcaaaagatAAATTCAAGATTGAAGTTCCTATACAGACAGACAAAATGTTTATCAGAACAATCAAGAAAGACTTTAGTAACAGCTGTAATTCAATGTCATTTTGACTATGCCTGTTCTGCATGGTATGCTGGTGTCagcaaaaaatataatgataagtTACAagtattacaaaacaaatgtgttagatttataaaaaaaacactggaTACAGATCAAAAGTTGACCATAATGTATTGAAGAGTATTGGTTATGTTAATATTGAAAATCGTGTTAAGCAATTGAGATTAAACCatgtacataatatttttttaccaccATTGTCCTAATTATATGTATTCCAATTTTACAAAGGTTAGACATTTACATCATCATTTCACACGAAATAGTGAATATAACTTCTGGGTTCCTCCAGTAAAGTCTCAACTAAAGGACTCATTTTATTTCAATGGCATACAAGATTGGAATATGTTGCCAattaaggttaaaaaaaataaaaaaaataaaggaattcAAAATTAGCGTCAAAGAGCACTTAACCAAAAGTTATAGTGCGGCTTCATCAGACTCCTTTTTATAgtattaatcatatttttatataaaatactttttatatgaatttttatgatatattaatgtgtgttatctttttttgtaaGCTGAACACTATAAGCCGTTTACATGAAGGGACCCAATTGGAAACAAGCTTTAGAGCTTTCATGGGTTATCCCTGataaaatatcagaaaattgtttcatataCGTAAGGATACTGCACTCATAAAATGCCAATATATTTTTACCATATATGTGTTAGTATTGTCTTTATATGTATCGTACATATTGtgtattgtaattataaatatgattgatattttaattaataaattatcattattattattattattattattattattattattattattattattattattattattattattattaatataagacccaatgggaaatacatacacatGTCTTCGTTTAGAGAacgaaccactgaatggaatgaagtcaaacatagcatgaatgttccttatgacatgctgaccaagtgttgttactttgcaGCCAAttcatcatccaagatggcttcCAGCAGGGAACTTGGTTTAACCTATGACCCTAtggaaaatacatacaaatgtcttcttttagagaaccattgAATTGAATGAAAGCAAACATAGCATAAATGTTCCTTTCTTAATGAGGTGatggccaagtgttgttactttgtagccaaattttatctttttttatatgatttcaaaaacaaaatttgaatcaGGTGAgagatacaggctcttgagagcctctagttatttaaaattaaagtcGTGTTTGCCATAACACTTGCAtgtaatacatttatatacCTTTTTGTATTTCCAGAATTCAAAAGGTCATTAATCAGTGCACCAGACACTAGATTTTCATCAAAGACTATGGGTTTAGTTGGGGTAGTGTGCATTGCGTTAGTTGTTGGATTAATTGTTACAGTAGACTGTATAAACATTTGCCAGAAATGTTCAAAACCGAATAAAGTGAAAGCAAAGGAGGACGACTGCAAAAACGACGGCGACAACAAGAACAAAACTGTAACCACATGCTtatgaaattgatataaatactcacacacaaaaatagaaataatacttACTTGAAGTGTTTAAATTAATGGATTATTATTGTTGGTGCCTATAATGATTAAGGAACAAAAATTTTCAGGATTTTCAGAAAAAGTGTTTGAATCTAAGTGAACCACATATTAACTGTTTAGATTGTGTAATTATTCTCGGTTAACCTTAAAATATGCTCTTTAAGTATAATCCTCTTTTGTGTAATTTTTACAAACTAATTGTGTATTAACCTTTTGAGGGAGTAATACCATGCCAAATAGTtgttaaaatatgtaattttattaaTGCATTTATCTATCGATCTTGTCAAtgttatagaaaaacaaagaatataGAGTATCAATCCATGACGAAAAATCACtacaacaaaaataccgaaaaaaAGCAATGGAACAGcgcttttattgctgtttttcatctcaaagtcacagtAAGGTCTTCAACATATAGCAATACATATTTTTCTTCAAGAAATTGCTTAGAGGTGCGACGTCATTTGTTCCAAATGGCTAATTGACCGACGAGTATAGCATGCTGCATGTATTGCGCAAATTAATATTTCAGATTACTTGTATTTAGTGCATGGCAATACGTAGTTCCCTACCAGTTAACAATTCATTCTACTGGATCAAAATGCTAACTGtatctataacttgtcatgatgtaaactaaataacaaatatcaagtcaatatatGCAAGCATGATGAAATAAAAGTGCAGAAAATTGataatgtaagttaattttcttAGTCGATCTTAGTCAAAGGACCATAACTCGGCACAAAATCATCAAACTGGAACAAAATTCGAAcctgatctgtaacttgtcatgatgaaacaatataccaaatatcaaatcaatatctttaagcaaaaagaaaaaaagtggaaaactgatttgccctactgacggatggacagacagacagacggataGAGTGCAAACCGTCCCATCAACTTAGTTGATAGGCGACTAATAACACAATTAATTAAGTTGGTTTCATGCCAAATAAGGTTatggaagtacaccactaattcatggacccattgctttctatgttaaattcctccgtttcaagcaggcacaccttttttgttttaagttcaaataaagcaacactttatggtgtcttgtactgaacaaatttgtaagggttccgcggaacccagtgtcgcgcctacttttgctgtaaatcgcaggctcaacaaaaatgaggaaaaacatcaataaaaatagtcctcttgatactatcttttgattgtaagaaacttctgtccaagtttggtaaaaatctaggatagtttatgaatctaataaatgtttt
Coding sequences within it:
- the LOC134692247 gene encoding uncharacterized protein LOC134692247, with translation MVYSSLHSQVKVVVYQYGEEKAFLTLICDQCYGILKSTFSFEGRCLSVKVVVYQYGEEKAFLTFISYKCYDILMSTLSGEGRCLSVKVVVYQYGEEKAFLTFISYKCYDILMSTLSGEGRCLSVKVVVYQYGEEKAFLTFNGTGTNMKNWFSQKRMQNSSYSDLKYASQVEGYSFSIEGFTIPSRRFYVNKDWDPSQTCSDKGWLLVAEGIGANCPFEPVNTFSILYSPESTSITNSDMFQNGYRADNLAIFVKFKASTCQPLRDSSEACSTPVQLAYTTYCYKLCDKTLTKTDLEEKVQKLEKELSVSRKDTNKFKRSLISAPDTRFSSKTMGLVGVVCIALVVGLIVTVDCINICQKCSKPNKVKAKEDDCKNDGDNKNKTVTTCL